The window TGTTCTGGCTATATATTGCGTTGCCTAGCAAAGCAATTATCATTATGAATAATGTTGTTTTCATAAAAATCAGTTTTTTAAAAATTAAAAGTATCTTGGAGTTAACATTTTGGTTTTTGGAGTTTTAGCAAAATAATATCCGACCAAAATTTCATGTCCATAAAAATTATTGAGTTTATTTAACGAATATTGATAGCTGTAACCTATGCGTAAATTATCCGTCGCATTATAATCAAGCATAAATATAATGGCATCTTTATAATTCAATGATTGATCTAATTGATTACTTGTAATTATTTTTGCTCCTGTACGATAGGTAACCCCAAACCAAACGGTATTTTTATATAAAATGTAAGTGCTTAAATCAATATTAGTCAATGATTTCAAGTCTTCTTTAATCATAAAACTGGGTTTTATTTTAAAGGTTTCGTTGAGTTTAATTACATATCCCGATGTTAAATAAAAATGTTGACGTTGTGCGGTGGTTAGTAAATCATCTGGTGATTTAATATTGGCAGTAAGGTCTGATATAGAGAAACCGGCATAAAACCTCTTTGAGAATAAAAATAATCCAAATTTACTGTCAAAAAGCGATGTACTGACATTGGTTTTTGGAATGGAGGGGTCGATTAAATTTTCATCGTTAACAGTAAATTTGTTCCCATCAACATTGAAATATGAAATGCCTGCTGATAATCCTAAAGATAATCTCCAATTTTGTGATAATCGCAGTTTATATGCATAACTTCCATATACAGATGTCTGTTTTTGAGCTCCGAGTTCGTCTTGCATAAAATGGATACCAACACCCATTGTATTAAAAATTGGACCTTCGGCACTTAATGTTAATGTTTTAGGAGCTCCTTCGAGTCCGTACCATTGGGCATTGTACATGGCATTGATGTTGACTAAACCTTTGGCTCCGGCATAAGCTGGATTTATTACCAATTGGTTGAATACATATTGGCTATAGTGTGCATTTTGCTGTGAAAATGCTTGAATACTTGCCAAAAGTATGATGCTGAATAAAGATATTTTTTTCATAGTTGTAAGTTTTTAACGTAAAATTGTAATATAACCACTGTATTCTTGCCATTCATCACAAACTTTTAATTTTAGAATGTAGAAATAAGTGCCTTCATTTAAATCACTACCATTCCAATTGTTTGAGTAATTCTTTGTTGTGTAAACTTCATTACCCCAACGATTGTAGATAAATAATTCATTTTCCTTGAATTGCTCTAAATTATCGATTTCCCATGTTTCATTTATACCATCGCCATTGGGTGTAAATACATTGTTGATACTAGGAAGAACTACTACTGTATTCATTTGAACATTTAATGATTTTTCTATTTCACATCCATTGAGATCTTTTACCCATATTTGATTTATTCCGGGACTTAGTAAATTCGATTCAAAACCACTATCTCCATTAGACCATGTAATTTGGTAAGGAGGTGTACCTCCTTGAACTGATATTTGTGCTTGACCGTATGAATTTAAATAACAATCTGGATTTACCATATTTACTATTTCAACAGAGATTGGAGTTGCCTGCGTTATTTCAAAAGATGTATAAAAAGGACAACCGTTTGAATCGTGAATATAAACTTCGTAATTTCCTGAACTTAACTGAGAAACTATATTATTATTTAAAGGTTGATTGTTTAAATAATAGCTGTAAGGTGGAACACCTCCTTGAGCATTGATAGCAACCGATGCATCGTTTGAATTAAAACAAAGGTTTTGATTTAATATTGAAACATTGGCGGATAGTGTATTTAAGTTTACAACTGGTACTTCATAGGTAGCACTCATACAATTATTACCATCAGTAACTACTAATTGCAAAGTGTCATTGATAGGTAAGTTGTCAAAAATATGTTCACTTGAGTATGTAGAACCTCCATTTATTGAATATTGATAAACTCCATTACCACCGTTTGCCAATATCTCTATTCCAACATGGCCTGTTTTGCAATAGGTATGATAAGTTACATTAAGAGGTTCCGGATTATTTAAGTTGACAAAAATTTGATTTGAACAACCATTGGCATCTGAAACCACAACGGAGTAGGTTCCGGCGGTTAATCCGCTGAATGTGTTCGAGCTTTGAGCCGCACCGCCGTTGAGGCTGTAGCTGTATGCACCCGTTCCACCTTGAGCGGTGATGGTGATGTATCCGTCAGCAGCGTTATTACACGAAACTTGCGAACTTACATTAGCTGTAGCAGTGAGTTGAGAAGGATTAGCAATGATGATATTCGAAACATTGAAACTGCAACCATTGGCATCTGAAACCACAACGGTAAAAGTTCCGGCGGTTAATCCTGTAAATGTGTTCGAGCTTTGAGCTGTACCGCCGTTGAGGCTATAGCTGTAAGCACCTGTTCCACCTTGTGCGGTGATGGTGATGTATCCGTCAGCAGCGTTATTACACGAAACTTGCGAACTAGCATTGGCTGTAGCAGTGAGTTGAGAA is drawn from Bacteroidales bacterium and contains these coding sequences:
- a CDS encoding type IX secretion system membrane protein PorP/SprF, whose translation is MKKISLFSIILLASIQAFSQQNAHYSQYVFNQLVINPAYAGAKGLVNINAMYNAQWYGLEGAPKTLTLSAEGPIFNTMGVGIHFMQDELGAQKQTSVYGSYAYKLRLSQNWRLSLGLSAGISYFNVDGNKFTVNDENLIDPSIPKTNVSTSLFDSKFGLFLFSKRFYAGFSISDLTANIKSPDDLLTTAQRQHFYLTSGYVIKLNETFKIKPSFMIKEDLKSLTNIDLSTYILYKNTVWFGVTYRTGAKIITSNQLDQSLNYKDAIIFMLDYNATDNLRIGYSYQYSLNKLNNFYGHEILVGYYFAKTPKTKMLTPRYF
- a CDS encoding gliding motility-associated C-terminal domain-containing protein, which produces GAYSYSLNGGTAQSSNTFTGLTAGTFTVVVSDANGCSFNVSNIIIANPSQLTATANASSQVSCNNAADGYITINAQGGTGAYSYSLNGGTAQSSNTFSGLTAGTYSVVVSDANGCSYTLNNILISNPSQLTATANASSQVSCNNAADGYITITAQGGTGAYSYSLNGGTAQSSNTFTGLTAGTFTVVVSDANGCSFNVSNIIIANPSQLTATANVSSQVSCNNAADGYITITAQGGTGAYSYSLNGGAAQSSNTFSGLTAGTYSVVVSDANGCSNQIFVNLNNPEPLNVTYHTYCKTGHVGIEILANGGNGVYQYSINGGSTYSSEHIFDNLPINDTLQLVVTDGNNCMSATYEVPVVNLNTLSANVSILNQNLCFNSNDASVAINAQGGVPPYSYYLNNQPLNNNIVSQLSSGNYEVYIHDSNGCPFYTSFEITQATPISVEIVNMVNPDCYLNSYGQAQISVQGGTPPYQITWSNGDSGFESNLLSPGINQIWVKDLNGCEIEKSLNVQMNTVVVLPSINNVFTPNGDGINETWEIDNLEQFKENELFIYNRWGNEVYTTKNYSNNWNGSDLNEGTYFYILKLKVCDEWQEYSGYITILR